The proteins below are encoded in one region of Pseudomonas sp. SCB32:
- a CDS encoding acyltransferase translates to MLSFLPATLRGILATLILVVSTLCWALLLLCMSLVKILLPFAAAQSVCSKIMSLIAESWIACNKGWMNLVRDTRWNVKGLEGLEYGHSYLVTSNHQSWVDILVLQYQLNRRVPLLRFFLKQELIWVPIIGLCWWALDFPFMKRYTKAYLAKHPEKKGKDLETTRKACAKFSRIPVSIFNFLEGTRFTPAKHDEQNSPFQHLLKPKAGGIAFVLDAMGEQLRTLVNVTIHYPDGRPTFWCLLSGKLREVVVRFEELEIPRQFVGKSYDQDEGYRAEFQLWVNQLWESKDQLLAQLHREFPAARA, encoded by the coding sequence ATGTTGAGTTTCCTTCCTGCCACCCTGCGCGGCATCCTCGCCACCCTGATCCTGGTCGTCAGCACGCTGTGCTGGGCCTTGTTGCTGCTCTGCATGTCCCTGGTGAAGATCCTGTTGCCGTTTGCCGCCGCGCAAAGCGTCTGCAGCAAGATCATGAGCCTGATCGCCGAGAGCTGGATCGCCTGCAACAAGGGCTGGATGAACCTGGTCCGCGACACCCGCTGGAACGTGAAGGGCCTGGAAGGCCTGGAGTACGGGCACTCCTACCTGGTCACCAGCAACCACCAGAGCTGGGTCGACATCCTGGTCCTGCAATACCAGCTCAACCGCCGCGTGCCGCTGCTGCGCTTCTTCCTCAAGCAGGAACTGATCTGGGTTCCGATCATCGGCCTGTGCTGGTGGGCGCTCGATTTCCCCTTCATGAAGCGCTACACCAAGGCCTACCTCGCCAAGCACCCGGAGAAGAAAGGCAAGGACCTGGAAACCACGCGCAAGGCGTGCGCCAAGTTCAGCCGCATTCCGGTGTCGATCTTCAACTTCCTCGAAGGCACCCGCTTCACCCCGGCCAAGCATGACGAGCAGAACTCACCCTTCCAGCACCTGCTCAAGCCCAAGGCCGGCGGCATCGCCTTCGTCCTCGACGCGATGGGCGAGCAGCTGCGCACCCTGGTGAACGTCACCATCCACTACCCCGACGGCCGCCCGACCTTCTGGTGCCTGCTGTCGGGCAAGCTGCGCGAAGTGGTGGTGCGTTTCGAGGAGCTGGAAATCCCGCGCCAGTTCGTCGGCAAGAGCTACGACCAGGACGAGGGCTACCGCGCCGAGTTCCAGCTGTGGGTGAATCAGCTGTGGGAAAGCAAGGATCAGTTGCTGGCGCAGTTGCATCGGGAGTTTCCGGCGGCCAGGGCCTGA
- a CDS encoding peptidylprolyl isomerase, which translates to MQIAANKAVSIDYTLTNEAGEVIDSSAGGAPLVYLHGAHNIIAGLEKALEGKQVGDELDVTVEPADAYGEYSAELVATLTREMFEGVDELEVGMQFHASAPDGGMQIVTIRDIDGDDVTVDGNHPLAGQRLNFKVKVVDVRDASAEEVAHGHVHGEGGHHH; encoded by the coding sequence ATGCAGATCGCGGCCAACAAGGCGGTTTCCATCGACTATACCCTGACCAACGAAGCAGGTGAGGTCATCGACAGCTCCGCCGGCGGCGCTCCGCTGGTCTACCTGCACGGTGCCCACAACATCATCGCCGGCCTGGAAAAGGCCCTGGAAGGCAAGCAGGTTGGCGACGAGCTGGACGTTACCGTCGAGCCGGCCGATGCCTACGGCGAGTACAGCGCCGAGCTGGTCGCCACTCTGACCCGCGAAATGTTCGAAGGCGTGGACGAGCTGGAAGTCGGCATGCAGTTCCACGCGTCCGCTCCGGACGGCGGCATGCAGATCGTCACCATCCGCGACATCGACGGCGACGACGTCACCGTTGACGGCAACCACCCGCTGGCCGGCCAGCGCCTGAACTTCAAGGTGAAGGTGGTCGACGTGCGTGACGCTTCCGCTGAAGAAGTCGCCCACGGTCACGTCCATGGCGAAGGTGGTCACCACCACTGA
- a CDS encoding acetate kinase gives MPARNILVINCGSSSIKFALVREGRDDFILHGLAERLGSTGASLRWQGEGDAQAQTLELPGGDHKAALARLLPLVSEAAQGELHSIGHRVVHGGERFTQASRLNEEVLGAIRETSPLAPLHNPANLLGIDAAMALYPDLPHIAVFDTAFHQSLPERAYRYAIPEPLYREQHVRRYGFHGTSHRYVSHMAAELSGLAVGDSNWLSAHLGNGSSTCAIANGQSRDTSMGLTPLEGLMMGTRSGDVDPNLHSHLARTLGWSLEKIDHMLNHDSGLLGLSGLSNDMRTLEHAREQGHASAALAIEVFCYRLAKSLASLTCALPRLDGIIFTGGIGENSALVRNLTVKHLHVLNLELDGEANARCVGGVGGPIHLPGHPRVLVIPTNEERQIALDTLAVLD, from the coding sequence ATGCCGGCACGCAACATCCTGGTGATCAACTGCGGCAGTTCTTCGATCAAATTCGCCCTGGTTCGAGAGGGGCGCGACGACTTCATCCTCCACGGCCTGGCCGAGCGCCTCGGCTCCACCGGTGCCAGCCTGCGCTGGCAGGGCGAGGGCGATGCCCAGGCGCAGACCCTGGAACTACCCGGCGGCGACCACAAGGCCGCCCTCGCCCGCCTGTTGCCGCTGGTGAGCGAGGCCGCCCAGGGCGAACTGCACTCCATCGGCCACCGCGTGGTGCATGGCGGCGAACGCTTCACCCAGGCCTCGCGGCTGAATGAGGAAGTGCTCGGCGCGATTCGCGAGACCTCGCCACTGGCGCCGCTGCACAACCCGGCCAACCTGCTCGGCATCGACGCCGCCATGGCGCTCTACCCGGACCTGCCGCACATTGCCGTGTTCGACACCGCCTTCCACCAGAGCCTGCCCGAGCGTGCTTACCGCTACGCCATTCCCGAGCCGCTGTACCGCGAGCAGCACGTGCGCCGCTACGGCTTCCACGGCACCAGCCACCGCTACGTCAGCCACATGGCTGCCGAGCTGAGCGGGCTGGCAGTGGGCGACAGCAACTGGCTGTCTGCGCACCTGGGCAACGGCAGCTCGACCTGCGCCATCGCCAACGGCCAGAGCCGCGACACCAGCATGGGGCTGACCCCGCTGGAAGGCCTGATGATGGGCACCCGCTCTGGCGACGTCGACCCGAACCTGCACAGCCACCTGGCGCGCACCCTGGGCTGGAGCCTGGAAAAGATCGACCACATGCTCAACCACGACAGCGGCCTGCTCGGCCTGTCGGGGCTGTCCAACGACATGCGCACCCTGGAGCACGCCCGCGAGCAGGGCCACGCCAGCGCGGCGCTGGCCATCGAAGTATTCTGTTACCGATTGGCCAAGTCGCTGGCCTCGCTGACCTGTGCGCTGCCGCGCCTGGACGGCATCATCTTCACCGGCGGCATCGGCGAGAACTCCGCGCTGGTGCGCAACCTGACGGTCAAGCACCTGCACGTGCTCAATCTCGAACTCGACGGCGAAGCCAACGCCCGCTGTGTGGGCGGCGTCGGCGGCCCAATCCACCTGCCCGGCCATCCCCGCGTGCTGGTGATCCCCACCAACGAGGAACGGCAGATCGCACTCGACACCCTGGCCGTCCTCGACTGA
- a CDS encoding iron-containing redox enzyme family protein, translating to MQAFFKELDTIVEAGWAQIKQGDYWKFSLANTTPAALYQQVMLQVYHYTRYNSVSQAACAFSADPKQTTLLRYVYKHALEELGHENMVLRDLEAVGLLPQEMPAPLAPTQALIAFLNDVAIRKGPIARLGYSYWAEDVYEHIQPVLQRFRKDLNLNDEQMTFFVAHSTIDEKHFEEVRLAIGRAANTEEDRQQIKEVARVTLWLTGQLLEEALRAYLVGEESLREAS from the coding sequence ATGCAAGCGTTCTTCAAGGAACTCGACACTATTGTCGAAGCTGGCTGGGCTCAGATCAAACAAGGCGACTACTGGAAGTTCAGTCTGGCCAATACCACGCCTGCAGCGCTTTACCAGCAAGTGATGTTGCAGGTGTATCACTACACCCGCTACAACTCGGTAAGCCAGGCTGCTTGTGCCTTCAGCGCCGACCCGAAGCAGACCACACTGCTTCGCTATGTTTACAAGCATGCGCTAGAAGAACTGGGCCACGAAAACATGGTCCTTCGGGATCTAGAGGCTGTGGGTCTATTGCCTCAGGAGATGCCGGCGCCATTGGCACCCACTCAGGCACTGATTGCTTTCCTCAACGATGTGGCAATCCGTAAGGGGCCAATCGCCCGCTTGGGGTATAGCTATTGGGCCGAGGATGTTTATGAACATATCCAGCCTGTGCTCCAACGCTTCCGCAAAGACCTGAACCTCAATGACGAGCAGATGACCTTCTTCGTTGCGCACTCGACCATCGACGAGAAGCACTTTGAGGAGGTTCGCCTGGCCATAGGGCGCGCCGCGAATACAGAGGAAGACCGTCAGCAGATCAAGGAAGTCGCCCGCGTTACCTTGTGGCTGACCGGGCAACTACTGGAGGAGGCGCTGCGTGCTTATCTGGTGGGCGAGGAGAGTTTGAGGGAGGCTTCCTGA
- a CDS encoding acetyltransferase, with the protein MGLSVSVIDTTSELFAAVRQLRARYLGENPAQEDDYERREGLRDALSYHLIYLDDNRVVGTLRVTPLGHGFSFVERAVDVHAHFPMPTDAFDANRLVLDECYRGGRHLRMFLLQAAIWLKANTHLRFISALCRGQLAALYIGLGGRMLIEEVIWAPQQVERRYSLVYLELEQVYNTVKGGN; encoded by the coding sequence ATGGGCCTGTCCGTAAGTGTGATCGATACCACCAGCGAACTTTTCGCAGCCGTCAGGCAGCTTCGGGCGCGCTACCTGGGGGAAAACCCAGCACAAGAAGACGATTACGAGCGCCGCGAAGGGCTACGTGATGCACTGTCCTACCATCTGATCTATCTGGATGACAATCGTGTGGTCGGCACGCTGCGAGTCACCCCGTTGGGGCATGGCTTCAGCTTCGTCGAGCGGGCGGTCGATGTGCATGCGCATTTTCCGATGCCGACCGATGCTTTCGACGCTAACCGCCTGGTACTGGATGAGTGCTATCGCGGCGGCCGCCACCTGCGAATGTTTCTTCTACAGGCTGCGATCTGGCTGAAGGCCAATACCCATTTGCGATTCATTTCGGCGCTCTGTCGCGGGCAGCTGGCTGCACTTTATATCGGGCTCGGCGGGCGGATGCTTATAGAAGAGGTCATATGGGCTCCACAGCAGGTAGAGCGCCGCTACAGCTTGGTGTACCTGGAACTCGAGCAAGTTTACAACACCGTGAAAGGAGGCAATTAA
- a CDS encoding flavodoxin family protein, with translation MKLAIIVGSSRPCGASARVVALVRHHLGEEAKVDEIWLKDYRIEYCDADNACSMKDCSISDDVAQLVARIDRADALLYVPVMHAYGLNSRFQAFLERVGYGFMRPRQRPMRDKLAAIAVVGRRYGHTAVFSQVVLNVLLNKMILIGAGFPPCFQTQLVHDPEAEEALRETLDRLIEHYRRLNASWRPQGRAPKVIRPIQFSKG, from the coding sequence ATGAAGCTGGCCATCATTGTCGGATCAAGCCGGCCTTGTGGTGCCAGTGCACGGGTGGTGGCGCTTGTGCGCCACCACCTGGGCGAAGAGGCCAAGGTTGACGAAATATGGCTCAAGGATTACCGCATCGAATACTGCGATGCGGACAACGCCTGCTCCATGAAAGATTGCTCCATATCTGATGACGTTGCGCAATTGGTAGCGCGAATAGATCGCGCGGATGCGTTGCTCTACGTGCCTGTTATGCATGCCTATGGACTCAATAGCCGGTTTCAGGCGTTTCTCGAGCGAGTGGGCTATGGCTTCATGCGTCCCCGTCAACGCCCCATGCGCGACAAACTCGCCGCGATTGCCGTGGTCGGGCGTCGCTATGGCCATACGGCAGTCTTTTCGCAGGTCGTGCTCAATGTGCTTTTAAACAAGATGATCCTGATCGGCGCTGGTTTCCCGCCTTGCTTCCAGACCCAACTCGTACATGACCCAGAAGCCGAAGAGGCACTACGCGAAACTCTTGATCGGCTTATCGAACACTACCGTAGGCTCAATGCCAGTTGGCGTCCGCAGGGAAGGGCGCCAAAAGTTATACGCCCGATTCAATTTTCGAAAGGATGA
- a CDS encoding glutathione peroxidase, whose protein sequence is MSAFHGLTLQGLDGQDLPLAPLKGKVVLVVNVASKCGLTPQYAGLEKLYQQYKDQGFVVLGLPCNQFAGQEPGNEAEIQSFCSLNYGVSFPMSSKLDVNGSERHPLYRLLAGEGAEFPGDITWNFEKFLLAPDGRVLARFSPRTAPDDPAVVHAIEKALGA, encoded by the coding sequence ATGAGCGCTTTTCACGGTCTGACGCTGCAAGGTCTCGACGGCCAGGATCTGCCGCTGGCCCCGCTCAAGGGCAAGGTCGTGCTGGTGGTCAACGTCGCCTCGAAGTGCGGCCTGACTCCGCAGTACGCCGGTCTGGAGAAGCTCTACCAGCAATACAAGGATCAGGGTTTCGTGGTGCTCGGCCTGCCGTGCAACCAGTTCGCCGGGCAGGAGCCTGGCAACGAAGCCGAGATCCAGTCGTTCTGTTCGCTGAACTACGGGGTCAGTTTCCCGATGTCCTCCAAGCTGGACGTCAACGGTTCGGAACGCCATCCGCTGTACCGGCTGCTGGCCGGCGAGGGCGCCGAGTTCCCCGGCGACATCACCTGGAATTTCGAGAAGTTCCTGCTCGCCCCGGACGGTCGCGTGCTGGCGCGATTCAGCCCACGCACCGCGCCGGATGATCCCGCAGTGGTGCATGCCATCGAGAAGGCGCTGGGCGCCTGA
- a CDS encoding alpha/beta fold hydrolase, whose translation MNIVDRLLLTSIRKINRWRFTLKLRWHGGLAYLESAQQNGPSLVLLHGLGASKDQWGPDICKLAREHHCLFIDLPGHGQSTYQVQQSLGPQAMLAELETLLDQLSERPIVLIGSSLGGCVAALYAAKKPDRVERLILLAPAGLGEAVLGSAFQASLRKDQNGGFGYRTVEEMQRFWRLLFVQPPQAAGRLASALAASGRARYATLQKVVADTRHEGLDLLIEQLPSITCKTLVIWGSDDQVFSITALAPLLRALPDACSQVIEGTGHVPYLERGDEVVAAITCFIGGSSALDIG comes from the coding sequence ATGAACATCGTTGATCGCTTGTTGCTTACCTCCATACGTAAAATCAATCGGTGGCGTTTTACCCTGAAACTACGGTGGCATGGCGGCCTTGCCTACTTGGAGAGTGCCCAACAAAACGGTCCAAGCTTAGTGCTGCTGCACGGCCTCGGGGCCAGTAAGGATCAATGGGGCCCTGATATATGTAAGCTCGCCCGCGAACACCATTGCCTGTTCATTGATTTACCAGGGCATGGCCAGTCCACTTACCAGGTCCAGCAGAGCCTTGGTCCACAGGCGATGCTTGCAGAACTTGAAACTCTGTTAGACCAACTGTCGGAACGCCCAATTGTTTTGATTGGCAGTTCTTTGGGAGGATGTGTGGCAGCGCTTTACGCTGCCAAGAAACCAGATCGGGTTGAACGCTTGATACTACTGGCACCGGCCGGGCTGGGCGAAGCGGTGCTTGGGAGCGCATTCCAAGCCAGCCTGCGGAAAGATCAGAATGGTGGCTTTGGCTACCGTACGGTTGAAGAAATGCAGCGCTTCTGGCGCTTGTTGTTCGTACAGCCGCCGCAGGCCGCTGGCCGGCTTGCAAGTGCACTGGCCGCGAGCGGCCGTGCCCGGTACGCAACTCTGCAGAAAGTGGTCGCTGATACTCGACACGAAGGGCTGGACTTGTTGATCGAGCAGTTGCCGAGCATCACCTGTAAAACACTGGTGATCTGGGGCAGTGACGACCAGGTGTTTTCTATCACTGCGTTGGCGCCGCTGCTGCGAGCACTACCTGATGCCTGCAGCCAAGTTATTGAAGGCACTGGACATGTACCTTATCTTGAGCGCGGCGACGAGGTCGTAGCAGCCATTACATGCTTCATTGGCGGGTCATCTGCTCTCGATATAGGCTGA
- the pta gene encoding phosphate acetyltransferase, whose product MHTFFLAPTGFGVGLTSTSLGLIRALQRAGLKVGFFKPIAQPHAGDDGPERSSELVARTHGLEAPTPLSLAKVERMLGDGMLDELLEHIVGMFNQAAEGKDVMIVEGMVPTKHASYAARINGHLARSVDAEVILVSAPDNETVKELSDRIEILAQLFGGPRDPNLAGLIVNKVRGGESDDAPRDAEAAARLFGERLKEHSPLLRDGDVRLLGCIPWQDEMNAPRTRDVADLLDASVLNAGDYEQRRVQKIILCAPSAPNTVHLLKPGVLVVVPGDRDDIILAACLAAMNGVPLAGLLLCSGLTPDARIMELCRSALQGGLPVLTVKTGSFDTAGDLTRMNKEIPVDDRERAERVTEFVAGHIDFEWLKERCGAPHELRLSPPVFRYQLTQRANRAGKRIVLPEGSEPRTVQAASICHARGIARCVLLAKPDDVQAVAQMLGIVLPEDLEIIDPDLVRSRYVEPMVELRKGKSLNAPMAEQQLEDNTVLGTMMLALNEVDGLVSGAIHTTANTIRPALQLIKTAPGYNLVSSIFFMLLPDQVVVYGDCAVNPDPSASDLAEIALQSADSAQAFGITPRVAMISYSTGDSGTGADVDKVREATRIAREKRPDLLIDGPLQYDAAAIASVGRQKAPDSPVAGRANVFVFPDLNTGNTTYKAVQRSADCVSIGPMLQGLRKPVNDLSRGALVDDIVYTIALTAIQADSGKDG is encoded by the coding sequence ATGCACACCTTCTTCCTCGCGCCGACCGGTTTCGGTGTCGGCCTGACGTCCACCAGCCTGGGCCTGATCCGCGCCCTGCAACGCGCCGGCCTGAAAGTCGGTTTCTTCAAGCCCATCGCCCAGCCCCACGCCGGTGACGACGGCCCGGAGCGCTCCAGCGAGCTGGTCGCCCGCACCCACGGCCTGGAGGCCCCTACCCCGCTGTCCCTGGCCAAGGTCGAGCGCATGCTCGGCGACGGCATGCTCGACGAACTGCTGGAGCACATCGTCGGCATGTTCAACCAGGCGGCGGAAGGCAAGGACGTGATGATCGTCGAGGGCATGGTGCCGACCAAGCACGCCAGCTACGCCGCGCGCATCAACGGCCACCTGGCGCGCAGCGTCGACGCCGAGGTGATCCTGGTGTCGGCACCGGACAACGAGACGGTGAAGGAGCTGTCCGACCGCATCGAGATCCTCGCCCAGCTGTTCGGCGGCCCGCGCGACCCGAACCTGGCCGGCCTGATCGTGAACAAGGTGCGCGGCGGCGAGAGTGACGACGCGCCGCGCGACGCCGAGGCCGCCGCCCGGCTGTTCGGTGAGCGCCTGAAGGAACATTCGCCGCTGCTGCGCGACGGCGATGTGCGCCTGCTCGGCTGCATTCCCTGGCAGGACGAGATGAACGCCCCGCGCACCCGCGATGTGGCCGACCTGCTCGATGCCAGCGTGCTCAACGCTGGCGACTACGAACAGCGCCGCGTGCAGAAGATCATCCTCTGCGCTCCCTCGGCGCCGAATACCGTGCACCTGCTCAAGCCCGGCGTGCTGGTGGTGGTGCCGGGCGACCGCGACGACATCATCCTCGCCGCGTGCCTTGCGGCCATGAACGGCGTGCCGCTGGCCGGCCTGCTGCTGTGCTCGGGCCTGACCCCGGACGCACGGATCATGGAGCTGTGCCGCAGTGCATTGCAGGGTGGCCTGCCGGTGCTGACGGTGAAGACCGGCTCCTTCGACACCGCCGGCGACCTGACCCGGATGAACAAGGAAATCCCGGTGGACGACCGCGAACGCGCCGAGCGCGTCACCGAGTTCGTCGCCGGGCACATCGACTTCGAATGGCTGAAGGAGCGCTGCGGCGCGCCCCACGAACTGCGCCTGTCGCCGCCGGTGTTCCGCTACCAGCTGACCCAGCGCGCCAACCGCGCCGGCAAGCGCATCGTCCTGCCCGAGGGCAGCGAGCCGCGCACCGTGCAGGCCGCCTCGATCTGCCATGCGCGCGGCATCGCCCGCTGCGTGCTGCTGGCCAAGCCCGACGATGTGCAGGCCGTGGCGCAGATGCTCGGCATCGTGTTGCCCGAGGACCTGGAGATCATCGACCCGGACCTGGTGCGCAGCCGCTACGTCGAACCCATGGTCGAGCTGCGCAAGGGCAAGAGCCTGAACGCGCCAATGGCCGAGCAGCAACTGGAAGACAACACGGTGCTGGGCACCATGATGCTCGCCCTGAACGAGGTGGACGGCCTGGTCTCCGGCGCCATCCACACCACCGCCAATACCATCCGCCCGGCGCTGCAGCTGATCAAGACCGCGCCCGGCTACAACCTGGTGTCCTCGATCTTCTTCATGCTGCTGCCCGACCAGGTGGTGGTCTATGGCGATTGCGCGGTGAATCCCGATCCTTCGGCCAGTGACCTGGCGGAGATCGCACTGCAGAGTGCCGACTCCGCGCAGGCCTTCGGCATCACCCCGCGGGTGGCGATGATCAGCTACTCCACCGGCGACTCCGGAACGGGCGCAGATGTCGACAAAGTACGCGAAGCCACACGCATCGCGCGGGAAAAACGCCCCGATCTGTTGATTGACGGCCCCTTGCAGTATGATGCCGCCGCCATCGCCAGCGTCGGCCGCCAGAAGGCGCCCGACAGCCCGGTGGCCGGACGCGCCAACGTGTTCGTGTTCCCCGATCTGAACACCGGGAACACCACCTACAAGGCGGTCCAGCGCAGCGCCGACTGCGTCAGCATCGGACCGATGCTGCAGGGCCTGCGCAAACCGGTGAACGACCTGTCGCGCGGCGCGCTGGTGGACGACATCGTCTACACCATCGCACTGACCGCGATCCAGGCCGACAGCGGCAAGGACGGCTGA
- a CDS encoding DUF3565 domain-containing protein produces the protein METALLAAICMVRNLSDIEVERASLRCDAPECDPKTDRRDHADAPRLLDFHQDEDGQWVAVLSCGHTQHLRHQPPWQSRPWVLDPQQRQAQIGRPFPCGWCAKEQNSNKE, from the coding sequence ATGGAAACCGCCTTGTTGGCCGCGATCTGCATGGTACGAAACCTTTCTGATATAGAAGTTGAGCGCGCAAGTTTACGCTGCGACGCCCCCGAATGCGACCCGAAGACGGACAGACGGGATCACGCGGACGCCCCGCGCCTGCTTGACTTTCATCAGGATGAAGACGGCCAGTGGGTGGCAGTCTTGTCCTGCGGCCATACCCAGCACCTGCGCCACCAGCCGCCGTGGCAGTCCCGGCCCTGGGTGCTCGACCCGCAGCAACGTCAGGCGCAGATCGGCCGCCCCTTCCCCTGCGGCTGGTGCGCCAAGGAACAGAACAGCAACAAGGAGTAG
- a CDS encoding nitroreductase family protein gives MSRFVAESSCLPATPDALRALIEQRRAVRRFLDEPVPDAVLRDCLEQAVLAPNACNLQPWSFQVIRDPDLRRRLVPVCLGQNAARTAPVVIAVLARPDTWRESCAAILDQWPEPQVPEKVRDFYERTAPFQYNQGVFGWRGLYKRALYSLVGLRRALMRQPNSHAEMRLWAVKSTALAAQNLMLALQSHGFATCPMEGFDEVRLRKVLQIPRRAVPIMLLAVGRAADNGVYNPRLRFPLEQRVSWQ, from the coding sequence ATGAGCCGTTTCGTCGCCGAATCATCCTGCCTGCCGGCAACCCCCGATGCGTTGCGCGCGTTGATCGAACAACGCCGGGCGGTGCGGCGCTTCCTCGATGAGCCGGTGCCCGATGCGGTGCTGCGTGACTGCCTGGAACAAGCGGTGCTCGCGCCCAACGCCTGCAACCTGCAGCCCTGGAGCTTCCAGGTGATCCGCGATCCTGATCTGCGCCGACGGCTGGTGCCGGTGTGCCTGGGGCAGAACGCGGCGCGCACGGCGCCGGTAGTGATCGCCGTGCTGGCACGGCCGGATACCTGGCGCGAGTCCTGCGCGGCGATCCTCGATCAGTGGCCGGAGCCACAGGTGCCGGAGAAGGTGCGGGACTTCTATGAGCGCACCGCGCCCTTCCAGTACAACCAGGGCGTCTTTGGCTGGCGCGGGCTGTACAAGCGCGCGCTGTACTCGCTGGTCGGCCTGCGCCGCGCGCTGATGCGCCAGCCCAACAGTCACGCCGAGATGCGCCTGTGGGCGGTGAAGTCCACCGCGCTGGCGGCGCAGAACCTGATGCTCGCCCTGCAGAGCCACGGCTTCGCCACCTGCCCGATGGAGGGCTTCGACGAAGTGCGCTTGCGCAAGGTGCTTCAGATTCCCCGCCGCGCTGTGCCGATCATGCTGCTGGCGGTGGGCCGCGCCGCCGACAATGGCGTCTACAACCCGCGCCTGCGCTTCCCGCTGGAGCAGCGGGTCAGCTGGCAGTGA
- a CDS encoding DMT family transporter — MSLKDSMLALLVAFLWGAQVTAVKIGGAELPPILMVAMRYAIMSLFLLPFLWRSQRAQIMPMMAIATVTGTLHFGLLYCGIARVDASTSAIIYQLATPFTLILACLLLGETLKLKVVAGIALAFCGVLVLLASDVAKATLTGMLLVALAALAFAIGSVLTKRMGPFDPLALSAWTAIVAAPQLLVWSLVQEGEQWSTVVSVSAQAWWAMIYTALSGGLLGFGLWFCLLGRNHMQQLTPYLLLVPVFAIAVSQILLAEGLGPRLLLGAALTLLGVALCQLRLPTPNILAATGSKEQEENR, encoded by the coding sequence ATGTCATTGAAAGACTCTATGCTTGCATTGCTGGTCGCCTTCCTTTGGGGCGCGCAGGTCACTGCGGTCAAGATCGGCGGCGCCGAGTTGCCACCTATACTCATGGTTGCCATGCGTTATGCCATCATGTCGCTGTTCCTTCTTCCTTTTCTGTGGCGTAGTCAGCGAGCGCAAATCATGCCGATGATGGCTATTGCCACAGTGACGGGCACGCTACATTTTGGGCTGTTGTACTGCGGTATCGCCCGAGTTGACGCCTCAACTTCAGCAATCATTTATCAGCTAGCTACACCATTCACGTTGATTCTGGCCTGCCTTTTGCTCGGCGAGACGCTGAAACTCAAAGTGGTTGCCGGCATCGCCTTGGCTTTTTGCGGGGTACTGGTACTGCTCGCCAGTGATGTGGCCAAGGCCACACTCACTGGAATGTTGCTAGTCGCATTGGCAGCCCTAGCATTTGCCATTGGGTCGGTACTGACCAAACGTATGGGACCGTTTGATCCGTTGGCGCTCAGCGCCTGGACAGCGATTGTCGCGGCGCCACAATTGTTGGTCTGGTCGCTGGTTCAGGAAGGTGAACAGTGGTCCACAGTAGTCAGTGTGAGCGCCCAAGCCTGGTGGGCCATGATCTACACCGCGCTGAGTGGTGGCCTACTGGGGTTTGGCCTCTGGTTCTGTTTGCTGGGGCGCAATCACATGCAACAGCTGACTCCTTATCTACTGCTGGTACCAGTATTTGCCATCGCTGTGAGCCAGATCCTACTCGCCGAAGGCCTGGGTCCACGCCTGTTACTAGGGGCTGCGTTGACGCTTCTAGGTGTCGCGCTCTGCCAGCTTCGCCTGCCAACGCCCAACATCCTGGCGGCCACAGGTAGCAAGGAGCAGGAGGAAAATCGATGA